The sequence tgttaggtcgtccgaaaagtttctttcattttataaggaaataatgaatgcacaacatttttcgttgtatattattttatcgaattacgtatgatccatttcgttccaTCAAGATAAATATCACGACGTTTGATAGATTAgatttcatgtttgtataaggatgcatcgttgtaaaagacgtgcctgtaaaagaaagacactttcaggacaacctaatacaagCAATTACAAGTGCAATTAGCGGTAGAAGTTATTAGCATTCGTTTGATTTATCCTGTTTGTATGTGATACCTGAATAAACGTAGAGTTACTGCATCCGtgagataaaataaaataactagCGAGCAAACGAGAAATTGCAGTTATCGTTCGAAGAAAGCATCCTCTTAAAAGGTTCGAGCAAATTTCGAAGCAATAAGCAATCGAAGGCTCGTCGAGTAGTTTCCACAAGGCTGAATTCTACATTAACGATAAATTTGCGGAAGCGCTGGTCCGATGTTTTTCTGATCGACCTGATCATGTCGAGTGAATGCTCAACCGAACGTAacagaagaaaaggaagaggatACGAGAGACAAAGGTTGGGAAAATAGCCATTCTGATAacgaaaaaatgaaactgaaaTGAGGAAAATCAAAATGTAAACTCGATATCCTCCGTTAAGGATTATTATCGTCAGTGTCAAATGAAATTACCTGCAATTGTGATCATCCTGCCAAAAACGAAAAAACAGATATAGAACGTTGGAAATGGAAATCAGTGTTCCTCCGTCTTGTTCAAgtgtatttataattcaacgttttatagtaaaaagagaaataattaaaaattgaagaatcGAGCTTTGCCTTAATTTCCGATTATTTGtctaatttttttctatacttttcctataaaaaaaaaattccgacttattatatttatttctaactAACGATTATCGCTAATAATTCCGCGATATTGTGTAATAATTATACGTCTGTGCATAAAACTGCTCGTTTTGCAAAGATTTCAAAGCCACGAAAGCTCCATAAAAGTCGAGATCGAATGCAATCGAAATTACGCATTTTGAAGAAAAGAATCGGAAAGATTCGAATCAGTCGTATAACGCAAGTTgacaatgaaaattaatagcGATTCGTTCACTTCTTGGCATGCAAACTTTTAAACTATCTTTAATCCTTTTCTCTTGTTATGTACTTTCATTTCCCACCGAGTACCAGATTTTAAACGTGTATTTTCAAGGTTCGGAAAAAATTGAGTAGCATCTACGTTCCTCGCGCGCTAAATTATCTAATATCTTTCTTTGATCGTTTGTACTGACCGCTGAAACTACCCAGAAGACGAGGTGAAACAAGGCAGTAATTACTCGTTGCACGTATATCCTAGAATGACTTGCCGATATTACAAATAGTTGTTTAACGAAAGGGAATGGGATAACTCTCCCACTGGATAGAAAATGAAGATTCCAGACGAAAGAGAGAAACCTATGATTAACGTCGTGACAACTACCTTCTGCTTGATACTTGCATGCACCAACAAGATCATAACTAAAATTGACATAAATTGAGAAGAAGCGAAATGTTTTACGTTTTATTCTGTGtatagaataaattaatttttatcatagaaaatataattgtgatttttgttcgtttctttcgtttctttttaatgTAACAAAATTAGATACGAttgaaatattcgaatattattatcattgatcattttataattaatttgttttctacattaatttatttgtatttatggCTTGTAATTCGTTGTATTGGGTAACATAACgtaacaaacaaatataattattgcTTTTTATTATCGTCGTTTGACTTAATTACATTTGATAAAAAGCATGACACACTTAGGAgttttgtaattataattaactacagtttaaattaatacgtcggggaaatggaaagaaaaattttatttctagcGGAGAAAAAGCGAAAGACAAAATAAATAGCGTAAATAAGGAAATTAGAAAGGGAACAATGGAATAAAAATCTTAAGATACTTTACCTGGTTTCAGTACAAAGAAACTGAAGTGTTGGACATTGACGCACTCAACAACACAAAAAGAGCGGACCGGAGCGTCCTGTTCTTCAATCGTGTACCGAAAGTGGGCTCTCAAACCTTCATGGAACTCTTGAGAAGGCTGTCCATGAGGAATGGCTTTTCCTTCAACAGAGATCGTGTGCAAAGAGTCGAAACAATTCGTCTTGCGCCTATCGAACAGGTACCTaacaaaatttatgaaatactgttacatttttaatatttatttctacatttattaatattcctTTAAAAAATAGAGGCGTGTGAACGATGAAAATCCTGAAcctttacaatttacaaaaattaaaaattatacataagtatacatgtatatataagtatatataatctttaatttttgtaaaatgtaaaagttCAGGGTTTTTACCAAGATCGTGTTAagcaagaaaataaaataaaaaattatacttttatacgATTAATTGCCTGTTTGTTTTAGCTACAACTCGCCAGGATGGTCAGCAGCTATTCAGAACCATCTGTCTATATAAAACACGTGTGTTTCACAAACTTCACAGAGTAAGTATTTCAACATTAAATAATCTCCAATTACTTTAAAATTCTATCAGTTCTTCCCTATACTACTCTATACATCCTGAGATAAAAACTGTGTAAATTTTACTGAATTTTAGAGAATTAAATTCTAAAAGAAAATACACGACGCTAGTATAGATTTTTCCTATTTATCGACGTTCTATCGATCAAGATTCTACTATACTTCTATCATcgttgtaaaaatttatgaaaccGTGAAAGAGCCAAAGAGGAATAAACCAGAATAATCGAATTCCGCTACAAATCCCTTTATCCGCCATTCTTACCGACAACCCGTGATAGATGATGATACATAAATAAACGTgaaataaagatgaaaaacGGATTTCCTGGAAGAGTAAAAGTCAGATAACCGGAGGTAACGTAAGCTAAATTCCCACGAGATGTCTAACGTGGAACGTTTTTCCGTTTAGATTCAACCTGCCACAGCCAATTTACATCAACATAGTCCGGGATCCTGTTGAGAGAGTGATATCCTGGTACTATTACGTGCGAGCACCTTGGTATTACGtcgagagaaagcaaatatttcCAGACCTACCACTGCCGGATCCGAACTGGCTGAAGAAGGACTTCGAGTCCTGTGTACTTAAGGCGGACCGTGAATGTAGATACCTCGAGGGTGAAATTCACGAGGGAATCGGCGATCATCGCAGGCAAACGCTTTTCTTCTGCGGTCACAGCGAGAAATGCACGTAGGTCCCTTTAAATTGTACCTTGGGATTACCTTTGTGCATATCTTCCTTCGCTATGCAAATAAATAGAAGGAAGAAATTACGTTTAAACGCTTTGCTCGATGGATTTTCCTCTGAAACGAGTAACTTTGAAGGTACTCGTTGATTTGTTTGACTGAAGCAAATTGTGGCGTATGAGAGATTCGATTATTAGGTTGATGCAGATGAGTAAGATTTCTTGAGCTACATATCATGCGTTAAAAATCGCTGGTCGAACAATCGTGAATTAagttataagttatatatagTAGAGTTTACAGAGCTTgtagaatttgaaaatttgtcacgtatatagtatatagtGTATACTGTAGTGCATAGTGGTGAAGAGTGCGTATACATCTTGAGGATACgaaatttattcaaaaattcgtacatattaggttgtccgaaaagtgtctttcttttacggACACGTCTTTTGCAACAATGTatctttatacaaatatgaaacctaatctgtcgaacgttgtgatctttattttgatagaacaaaatggatcatacgtaattcgataaaataatataaaatggaaaatgttgtacatccattatttccttataaaacgaaggaaacttttcggacgacctaatacatATATGCGAATGTACATtatcatatatacatatcgcataaattaaaaattgattgaaAAGACAAGTAGAATACAAATTGATAGCTATCAAAATTCTGTGATTCTCAAAGACGACAATATTGTTGCGTATTCGTTTGCTTCTAAGACTGTAACAAAGAAATCAAGCTAAAAATTCCTTCGACGAGTTTTTCAAGAGATTCTTCCAACGAGTTTTTCAAGAGATTCTTTCGGCGAGTTTTTCAAAAGATTCTTCCAACCTAGAATACATTGTGCATTATTCACACCTTGTTCGCGCCATTCGTTTGATTCTATGTTTTTACCTTTTGTCACACCATACTTCAAGCACCTGTCATACTCATCAATTGTCGTTTGTTCGAAGCCCGTTCAACACAGTGGGCGCACTGGAACGAGCGAAGATGGCAGTGGAGAAACACTATGCGGTCGTCGGAGTGCTCGAGGACGTAAATACCACTCTCACGGTATTGGAAAATTATATACCCCGATTTTTCCGAGGCGCCACTGACGTCTACTACGGTAATTCTTTTGTTCTCTTATTTGCATGTAACTGTAAATCCTTCGCCAACCAACGATAACtatgaaacaaatattttacacCGCTACAAAGCAATCATACAGGGAAGAATACCTCGTTGTAATTAACTTTTAATTAACAATCGATGGTTGCGATAGAACAATCTcgtattgaaaaaatatttcgttctGATTATTTTCTAGCTAACGATCGACAGTTATATAGGATTAAGTATAACGTGGAGATGAAAATGTTGTTTTGCTTGAATATACGTGACATTTTCGGTCAAAAGATGAGCTTAACTTTACTGTCGTGTCGAGTTTGTCAAAAACAACCAATCAAGCCCGCACTCCTTTCAGAGAACTTCTTTCCATTTGCGCAAATTTAGTATGTTGATAGATTCTCAAGTATCAGATGCTGATCGATTCGTAGTAATAATACATGAATTTCACcaaaatgtaaaatgtaaaaattaataatgaattattCATGGGAAGCAACAGTAGCTGCTCATCCATTAGCTACGTATTTGGATTGCAAAATATTTGGCTGGAATGACGCTTTTTAGAGGTTTCTCAGGCCGCTGAAACCAAAAATAAGACGGGAAAAATTTCGGTTAtgaaaaaatttgttgttatGCGACGTCCTCGTACGATTTTgatgacattttttaaaaatttgctgCTTCTAAGTTGCTCTATGGCTTACTGTGTATGTATTTGAATGCCGAGTATTGGATTAGGTTCGggttattttctatattttggCTGCCGTGAGACGGTAAGCGTTAAAATTAGCATTTAGAGCATTGGCATTGGCTATACCAACTGTCGTCGCTTACATCATTTGTTTTGCCACTTACCGCTTTGCACGATTATGGTCTTACGCGGATTTTTACAGTTTTTTGTGGGCCAGATATTCGTAACAGCGAATTTTCAAAATGCTCCTCGTTTTCGGCTCTATCGAACTAAAATACCTCCAAAAAGATGCGTTCAGCTAAAAAaatttcgcatactgttcttTAACATCTCTAAGATACAGATCAGATAAGGAAGTTTCCTCCAaactgataaaaaaaaaatcgtctACGTTAATTCAGGTACtgatatttaacaaattttgatGAAACTCAGTAGGTTTATCGATGAATTCCTCCTTGATTTTGAACGTAACGCGAAGCAattaaagtttattatttaatgattttataagAAGATGATGAGTATTGCTTCTGGACATTTCTcattcatttacatattttgcTAATATTCGTGTGCTGTTGTCAACAAAAACTGGTTAAACTGCGTGtgtataattatgaaaaatattttatgttcgTATTACAATGAAACACGATGACTGAGAAAATTTTCTCTTTCAGATGAGGTGAACGCGTTCACGAGGATCAATCGAAACTTCTTCAAGCCACCAGTCAGCGAAGAAGTAAAGGACATAGTGCGAAGCAATTTCACCAGGGAAATCGAATTCTATCAGTTCTGCAAGCAACGACTATACAAACAGCTGAGGGCATTGAAGTTGACCAAAACCACGCCTCTGTACGAAAGCAATAGCTTGTAACTATTTGCAATGTGTTTATTCGATCCGTGAAAGTATCGAGTAACTCGtcgaattttcttttaactaCGTGAGAATTTTCCTTCGAGGAAGTCGATAAAGAGCGAAGTATCGAGAACATCAGGAATGTTTGATAATTTGTCGAATTTTCTTTTGATAATGGAGAATAGAATCGAAGAATTCTTACGGATGTCGAAAGTATGTAATTCGTCGAAAAGAATGTTCGTTGGAGaatgttgaaaatgacaaataATTCGTGAAAAAGATTGAGAGCGTTATGAATGATAAACGATTCGTCGAGATGGTTTAGGAAGttcaaaatgataaataacttgTCGAGAAAGATTGAGAACACTGAAAACGAGAAATAATTTGGTCGAATTATCGTTTGATAGACATCGATGCAGGAAGAATCTCAAAGATGTTCGAGTTGGCCTCGAAATTTTGGTGATGTTGGCGACAAACGTATGTCGAGTAATAGGCGATAACGATTAGACGCAG is a genomic window of Bombus huntii isolate Logan2020A chromosome 1, iyBomHunt1.1, whole genome shotgun sequence containing:
- the LOC126867032 gene encoding heparan sulfate 2-O-sulfotransferase pipe isoform X3; this translates as MEVRLQPGEDEILSANQLSSEGVQTDSSPSGIVHYPNRHRIFAIKYKETEVLDIDALNNTKRADRSVLFFNRVPKVGSQTFMELLRRLSMRNGFSFNRDRVQRVETIRLAPIEQLQLARMVSSYSEPSVYIKHVCFTNFTEFNLPQPIYINIVRDPVERVISWYYYVRAPWYYVERKQIFPDLPLPDPNWLKKDFESCVLKADRECRYLEGEIHEGIGDHRRQTLFFCGHSEKCTPFNTVGALERAKMAVEKHYAVVGVLEDVNTTLTVLENYIPRFFRGATDVYYDEVNAFTRINRNFFKPPVSEEVKDIVRSNFTREIEFYQFCKQRLYKQLRALKLTKTTPLYESNSL
- the LOC126867032 gene encoding heparan sulfate 2-O-sulfotransferase pipe isoform X2, giving the protein MMLNDNAWKHRRVPVPKRTIELIALIAISSTLFLFLHTRELHSRLRKMEVRLQPGEDEILSANQLSSGVQTDSSPSGIVHYPNRHRIFAIKYKETEVLDIDALNNTKRADRSVLFFNRVPKVGSQTFMELLRRLSMRNGFSFNRDRVQRVETIRLAPIEQLQLARMVSSYSEPSVYIKHVCFTNFTEFNLPQPIYINIVRDPVERVISWYYYVRAPWYYVERKQIFPDLPLPDPNWLKKDFESCVLKADRECRYLEGEIHEGIGDHRRQTLFFCGHSEKCTPFNTVGALERAKMAVEKHYAVVGVLEDVNTTLTVLENYIPRFFRGATDVYYDEVNAFTRINRNFFKPPVSEEVKDIVRSNFTREIEFYQFCKQRLYKQLRALKLTKTTPLYESNSL
- the LOC126867032 gene encoding heparan sulfate 2-O-sulfotransferase pipe isoform X1, whose protein sequence is MMLNDNAWKHRRVPVPKRTIELIALIAISSTLFLFLHTRELHSRLRKMEVRLQPGEDEILSANQLSSEGVQTDSSPSGIVHYPNRHRIFAIKYKETEVLDIDALNNTKRADRSVLFFNRVPKVGSQTFMELLRRLSMRNGFSFNRDRVQRVETIRLAPIEQLQLARMVSSYSEPSVYIKHVCFTNFTEFNLPQPIYINIVRDPVERVISWYYYVRAPWYYVERKQIFPDLPLPDPNWLKKDFESCVLKADRECRYLEGEIHEGIGDHRRQTLFFCGHSEKCTPFNTVGALERAKMAVEKHYAVVGVLEDVNTTLTVLENYIPRFFRGATDVYYDEVNAFTRINRNFFKPPVSEEVKDIVRSNFTREIEFYQFCKQRLYKQLRALKLTKTTPLYESNSL